A DNA window from Agarivorans sp. TSD2052 contains the following coding sequences:
- a CDS encoding 2-amino-4-hydroxy-6-hydroxymethyldihydropteridine diphosphokinase translates to MYYLCSLGSNIRPLQHIPAAVVQLSKRLSPITVSAFIQTTPLGIDAEQDFVNGLMWFSSQQSEACLKRFFNQLEDRFGRNRKDPLSSSKSRTLDIDLIGAAQRVEDLQQLTVDPFLAPLKQQLFATQPELERIVKFEIVNAHGHTLPLGHRTTTVDFN, encoded by the coding sequence ATGTACTATCTTTGCAGTTTAGGCAGCAACATTAGGCCCCTCCAGCATATCCCAGCAGCAGTAGTTCAATTAAGTAAACGCTTAAGCCCAATAACTGTTAGCGCATTTATCCAAACTACGCCGCTAGGTATAGACGCCGAGCAAGACTTCGTAAACGGTTTAATGTGGTTTAGTAGCCAGCAATCAGAAGCCTGTTTAAAAAGGTTCTTTAATCAACTTGAAGATCGCTTTGGCAGAAATCGCAAAGACCCCTTGTCTAGCAGTAAATCTCGCACACTAGATATCGACCTCATCGGTGCTGCTCAGCGAGTTGAAGATTTACAGCAACTGACTGTTGACCCTTTCTTAGCGCCTCTTAAGCAGCAACTATTTGCGACTCAGCCTGAGCTTGAACGTATCGTCAAATTTGAAATAGTAAATGCTCATGGACACACCTTACCACTGGGCCATCGAACGACCACCGTCGACTTTAATTGA
- a CDS encoding AI-2E family transporter, translating to MNQPTSIRDGLVTAAALVVLLAGLKAATAVLIPFLLSMFIAIIASPIVSFLTRFRIPRVISVMMVLLFIVCLILLLAGVVGSSISDFRASIPIYRAQLLDYLAGLVALAAKFDVDLSMSIVTDYFDPGIILGLFANTLTGLSGAAANIFIILLVTIFMLLEADTMPQRMHDAIHNPDVRMSQVSKFLKAVNSYIAVKTMISLFTAIPITIVLSLLDLDYAILWGILAFLLNYIPNVGSLIAAVPPVLLALLQLGASQSLAVAGLYVSVNLVMGNIVEPRIMGKGLGLSSLVVVLSLIFWGWLFGSVGMLLSVPLTMIIKIGLESSNSGHWFSRILSHPDDLKKESKQIDEA from the coding sequence GTGAATCAACCCACCTCAATACGTGATGGCTTAGTCACCGCGGCTGCTTTAGTGGTTTTGTTGGCGGGATTAAAAGCCGCCACTGCAGTGCTAATTCCTTTTTTATTGTCGATGTTTATCGCAATTATCGCCAGCCCAATTGTAAGCTTTTTGACGCGTTTTCGGATCCCTCGGGTTATATCAGTGATGATGGTATTGCTGTTTATCGTGTGCCTTATCTTGCTATTAGCGGGTGTAGTGGGGAGCTCTATTAGCGATTTCCGAGCTTCTATCCCCATCTATCGCGCACAATTGCTGGATTATTTAGCCGGGCTAGTCGCCTTAGCGGCTAAGTTTGATGTCGATTTATCAATGAGTATTGTTACCGACTATTTTGACCCGGGCATAATCCTTGGTTTGTTTGCTAATACTTTAACGGGATTGAGCGGTGCTGCAGCCAATATATTTATTATTTTGCTGGTCACTATTTTCATGTTACTTGAAGCAGATACCATGCCGCAGCGGATGCACGATGCTATCCACAATCCCGATGTACGTATGTCTCAGGTCAGTAAGTTTCTTAAAGCGGTGAATAGCTATATTGCGGTGAAAACCATGATTAGTTTATTTACGGCGATACCCATCACCATCGTGTTGAGTTTGTTGGATTTAGATTACGCTATCTTGTGGGGGATTTTGGCCTTTTTACTGAATTATATTCCCAATGTGGGGTCGCTAATTGCTGCTGTTCCACCGGTATTATTAGCCCTTTTGCAACTTGGCGCTAGCCAATCTTTGGCGGTGGCGGGCTTATATGTATCAGTGAATTTGGTGATGGGCAATATTGTCGAACCTCGGATTATGGGGAAAGGTTTAGGCCTGTCCTCTTTGGTGGTGGTGTTATCATTGATTTTCTGGGGATGGCTATTTGGCAGCGTAGGTATGTTGTTGTCTGTACCCCTAACTATGATTATCAAAATTGGCTTAGAATCGAGCAATAGTGGCCATTGGTTCTCACGGATCTTGAGCCATCCAGATGATTTGAAAAAAGAGAGTAAACAAATAGATGAAGCTTGA
- a CDS encoding class I SAM-dependent methyltransferase has product MKLELPLLNEQALRVVHGRGHCIKGAESFNIEWLPPIMLIVAYAPLTKEITTQLVDQLKEQPLVEGIFLQQRDQAMAPVNHLWGIEQTPSEVTEFGLRYKIEVGTHQNFGLFLDMAKGREWVKQHSQDKQVLNLFSYTCGFAVAAIAGGAKSVVNIDMSKAALSVGRDSLRLNQLDDKKARFFGHDLFKSWGKLRKHGPYDLVIADPPSMQKGSFLVEKDYPRIIRQLPSLLTEDGIAMLCLNAPWLSRAFILDVIAEETPQLQLVETLERPALVLEKSRDDGLKVLIFKNHSLK; this is encoded by the coding sequence ATGAAGCTTGAACTTCCGCTATTAAATGAGCAGGCCTTGCGGGTTGTTCATGGCCGTGGGCACTGTATTAAAGGGGCTGAATCATTCAATATTGAGTGGCTACCGCCCATTATGTTGATTGTGGCTTATGCACCTTTAACGAAAGAAATAACCACACAATTAGTGGATCAACTTAAAGAACAGCCATTGGTCGAAGGGATTTTTTTGCAACAACGCGATCAAGCTATGGCGCCAGTGAACCACTTGTGGGGGATAGAACAAACACCGAGTGAAGTGACCGAGTTTGGGCTTCGTTACAAAATTGAAGTGGGTACTCACCAAAATTTTGGTTTGTTCCTCGATATGGCCAAAGGGCGAGAATGGGTTAAACAACATTCTCAAGATAAACAGGTTCTCAATCTATTTTCATATACCTGTGGTTTTGCTGTCGCGGCGATTGCTGGTGGCGCCAAATCGGTGGTTAATATTGATATGAGTAAAGCAGCCTTAAGTGTTGGCCGAGACAGTTTGCGACTTAACCAATTGGATGATAAAAAAGCTCGATTTTTTGGCCATGATTTATTTAAATCCTGGGGAAAACTACGCAAACATGGCCCTTATGATTTAGTGATTGCTGATCCACCTTCAATGCAGAAGGGCAGTTTTTTGGTTGAAAAAGACTACCCTAGAATTATCCGTCAATTACCTAGCTTGTTAACTGAAGATGGCATCGCCATGCTGTGTTTAAATGCGCCATGGTTAAGCAGAGCATTTATTTTAGATGTGATAGCTGAAGAGACACCACAATTGCAATTGGTAGAGACGTTAGAGCGCCCAGCTTTAGTGTTAGAGAAAAGCCGAGATGATGGTTTGAAAGTACTCATATTTAAGAACCATTCCCTTAAATAA
- a CDS encoding DUF1538 domain-containing protein codes for MGFRLSHLFSSLLKSLRDISPIVVVILFFQLFVLDSPLPNVLSILSGTAMVVVGLTFFVMGLELGLFPIGENLAHAFANKGSLSALLAFAFCLGFGTTIAEPALVAVAKEAAEVAAQALHIENSEASMSEYAAGLRLSVAFAVGFAIVIGVVRIIKGWPLYQIIIGGYLLIVVLTLFAPQEIIGIAYDSGGVTTSTITVPLVTALGVGLAASIKGRNPLLDGFGLIALASLTPIMFVMLYGIIY; via the coding sequence ATGGGCTTTCGCTTGTCTCACTTATTTTCCTCTCTATTAAAAAGCCTTCGTGATATCTCACCCATTGTGGTGGTGATATTGTTCTTTCAGCTTTTCGTTCTCGATAGCCCGCTACCTAATGTATTAAGTATTTTGTCCGGCACTGCCATGGTCGTAGTAGGGCTGACCTTTTTTGTAATGGGATTAGAACTGGGCTTATTTCCTATTGGCGAAAATCTTGCTCATGCATTTGCGAACAAAGGCAGTTTGAGCGCTTTACTGGCTTTTGCATTTTGTTTGGGTTTTGGTACCACCATTGCTGAGCCCGCTTTGGTGGCGGTAGCCAAGGAAGCGGCAGAGGTTGCCGCGCAGGCATTACATATTGAAAATTCCGAAGCAAGCATGTCTGAATATGCAGCCGGATTACGTTTGAGCGTGGCCTTTGCGGTGGGGTTCGCCATCGTTATTGGGGTCGTAAGAATCATCAAAGGCTGGCCCTTATATCAAATTATTATTGGTGGCTACTTGCTTATTGTTGTTCTCACTTTGTTTGCACCGCAAGAAATTATTGGTATCGCCTATGATTCTGGCGGGGTGACTACGTCTACCATAACAGTGCCTTTAGTCACCGCATTGGGGGTAGGTTTGGCAGCTTCGATTAAGGGAAGAAATCCCTTGCTCGATGGTTTTGGTCTCATCGCCTTAGCCTCGCTTACTCCAATCATGTTTGTGATGCTGTACGGGATTATCTATTGA
- a CDS encoding DUF1538 domain-containing protein → MVAFLAFIETLFSTLGDLLPIVVTILVFQYFIIKKPLHQPKQLLLGVLFVILGMVLFLLGLEQALFPLGQSMAKQLTSTDFLGLSDSVPYVVSEHWTAYAWIYFFSAAIGFSTTIAEPSLLAVAIKANAVSGGAVSVGGLRISVAFGVAFGLALGSYRIVVGDPLHYYIIAGYVLVVIQTVFAPKAIVPLAYDSGGVTTSTVTVPLVTALGLGLAESVPGRSPLLDGFGLIAFASLFPIISVLAYAQMTHYLARYTLSGDDDEI, encoded by the coding sequence ATGGTTGCTTTCTTAGCATTTATTGAAACCCTATTTAGCACCCTTGGAGACTTGCTTCCTATTGTGGTGACTATTTTAGTATTTCAATACTTCATCATTAAAAAGCCCTTACATCAGCCAAAACAGTTATTGCTTGGTGTGCTGTTTGTCATTCTAGGTATGGTGTTGTTTTTGTTAGGTTTAGAGCAAGCTTTATTCCCTTTAGGCCAATCCATGGCCAAGCAGCTTACCAGTACTGATTTTCTAGGCTTAAGTGATTCAGTGCCCTATGTGGTATCTGAACATTGGACTGCTTATGCGTGGATTTACTTTTTTTCTGCCGCTATTGGTTTTAGTACCACGATTGCCGAGCCGTCTTTGCTGGCGGTTGCAATTAAAGCAAATGCTGTATCGGGTGGTGCGGTATCGGTGGGTGGCCTGCGTATCTCAGTAGCCTTCGGCGTAGCTTTTGGTTTGGCTCTAGGCAGTTATCGAATCGTCGTCGGTGATCCACTGCACTATTACATCATTGCGGGCTATGTGCTGGTGGTTATACAAACAGTATTTGCGCCTAAAGCTATCGTGCCGTTGGCGTACGATAGCGGTGGTGTCACTACCTCTACGGTAACGGTGCCTCTGGTTACCGCGTTAGGTTTGGGGTTAGCCGAATCGGTGCCAGGCCGTAGCCCCCTATTAGACGGCTTTGGTTTAATCGCTTTTGCTAGTTTGTTCCCGATTATTTCTGTATTGGCCTACGCGCAAATGACCCATTATTTAGCTCGATATACTTTGTCAGGAGATGACGATGAAATTTAA
- a CDS encoding P-II family nitrogen regulator, producing the protein MKFKLILAFVDDQKTTVVLDSARAAGATGATVINNARGEGVHRKKTFFGLNLESQRDVLLFVVESHLAKPILNTISAVAEFDQEEGQGIAVLLDVEEAVGVAHQIQALTHKVPLDQE; encoded by the coding sequence ATGAAATTTAAATTGATTTTAGCTTTTGTTGACGATCAAAAAACGACCGTTGTGTTGGACTCTGCACGGGCTGCAGGCGCAACAGGAGCAACGGTTATCAATAATGCTCGCGGCGAGGGGGTTCATCGAAAAAAGACCTTTTTTGGCTTAAATTTAGAATCTCAACGTGACGTATTACTCTTTGTAGTAGAGAGTCATTTAGCTAAACCTATTCTGAATACCATTAGTGCCGTGGCAGAGTTTGATCAAGAAGAAGGCCAAGGTATCGCTGTATTATTAGATGTTGAGGAGGCAGTAGGGGTCGCCCATCAAATTCAAGCTTTAACCCATAAAGTGCCACTTGATCAGGAGTAA
- the pta gene encoding phosphate acetyltransferase, whose amino-acid sequence MARTIMLIPVGVGVGVTSVSLGMVRAMERNGVNVNFFKPIAQPKSREKGAERSTAIIRQASNIIPPEPFTQSYAENLISANQIDDLLEGIVARFNSATLGAEIVVVEGLVPTSESPYATNVNYGIAKALDADMVFVTNPGGDTSQQLKERMEIACNNFGGLKNKRIIGCIINKVGAPIDEHEITRPDLTEMFDNKSDHSTNLEVLQMFGKSPLRILGCIPWNAPLVAPRAKDLANHLNAVIINEGDMDTRLGRVTFCARSIPNMVEHFKAGSLLVTSGDRSDVIVSACLASMNGVKIGALLLTGGYQPEPQVLKLCERAFATGLPVMLINSNTWQTSLALQSFNAEIPVDDSHRIELVQDYVAGHIDKHWIESLTAISARARRLSPPAFRYQLTEMARNANKRIVLPEGEEPRTIAAAAICAQRGIARPVLLGDPDIIQRIAHQQGVVLGENVEIFNPSDIQSKYVAPMVELRKGKGLTEVVAKEQLEDNVVLGTMMLANDEVDGLVSGAVNTTANTIRPPLQLIKTAPGYNLVSSIFFMLLPDQVLVYGDCAINPDPTAEQLADIAIQSAESAEAFGIEPRVAMISYSTGSSGSGSDVEKVREATKIAKERRPELIIDGPLQYDAAIMENVAKSKAPNSPVAGKATVFIFPDLNTGNTTYKAVQRSADLISIGPMLQGMAKPVNDLSRGALVDDIVYTIALTAIQAGQRK is encoded by the coding sequence GTGGCTCGTACAATTATGTTAATCCCAGTTGGCGTCGGTGTTGGTGTAACATCCGTCAGTCTAGGTATGGTTCGCGCAATGGAACGCAATGGCGTAAACGTAAACTTCTTTAAGCCTATTGCTCAACCCAAAAGCCGTGAAAAAGGCGCAGAACGCTCAACAGCAATTATCCGCCAAGCGTCAAATATTATTCCCCCAGAGCCATTTACTCAGTCTTACGCAGAAAACCTGATAAGTGCTAATCAAATTGATGATTTACTTGAAGGTATTGTTGCCCGTTTTAATTCGGCAACCTTAGGGGCAGAAATTGTGGTGGTGGAAGGTTTAGTGCCTACCTCTGAATCACCTTATGCAACTAACGTAAACTACGGTATTGCTAAAGCGTTAGATGCCGATATGGTATTTGTAACCAACCCCGGCGGCGATACTTCGCAGCAATTAAAAGAGCGTATGGAGATAGCCTGCAACAACTTTGGTGGCTTGAAAAACAAACGCATCATTGGTTGTATCATCAACAAAGTAGGGGCGCCTATCGACGAGCATGAAATTACTCGTCCTGACCTTACCGAAATGTTTGATAACAAATCAGATCATTCGACCAATCTTGAAGTACTGCAGATGTTTGGTAAAAGCCCGCTGCGCATCTTAGGCTGTATTCCTTGGAATGCCCCATTAGTTGCACCTCGTGCTAAAGATTTGGCGAATCATTTAAATGCTGTGATTATCAATGAAGGCGATATGGATACTCGCCTTGGCCGAGTAACCTTCTGTGCCCGCAGTATTCCTAATATGGTTGAGCATTTTAAAGCAGGTAGCTTACTGGTCACCTCTGGCGATCGCTCTGATGTCATCGTATCGGCTTGTTTAGCGTCGATGAATGGAGTGAAAATTGGTGCGCTATTGTTAACGGGCGGATACCAACCAGAACCTCAAGTATTAAAACTTTGTGAGCGAGCATTTGCTACCGGCTTACCGGTCATGCTGATCAATTCTAATACTTGGCAAACCTCGTTGGCGCTGCAAAGCTTCAATGCTGAAATACCGGTAGATGATTCGCACCGCATAGAGCTGGTTCAAGATTACGTAGCAGGTCACATTGACAAACATTGGATTGAATCATTAACGGCAATCTCAGCACGCGCTCGTCGTTTATCTCCACCTGCTTTCCGCTACCAATTAACAGAAATGGCTCGCAATGCAAACAAACGTATTGTATTGCCTGAAGGCGAAGAACCTCGCACTATCGCAGCAGCGGCTATTTGTGCACAACGTGGTATTGCCCGTCCTGTTTTATTAGGTGACCCTGATATCATCCAACGTATTGCTCATCAGCAAGGTGTTGTGCTGGGCGAAAATGTAGAAATTTTTAACCCTAGCGATATTCAGTCTAAATATGTTGCGCCTATGGTTGAATTACGCAAAGGCAAAGGCTTAACCGAAGTGGTAGCCAAAGAACAGTTAGAAGACAACGTTGTTCTAGGCACTATGATGTTAGCCAACGACGAAGTTGACGGCTTGGTGTCTGGTGCGGTAAATACTACCGCTAATACCATTCGCCCACCTCTGCAGCTAATTAAAACTGCACCAGGGTATAACTTAGTCAGTTCAATCTTCTTCATGCTCTTGCCTGATCAAGTATTAGTATACGGAGACTGTGCAATTAACCCTGATCCAACTGCAGAGCAGCTAGCTGATATCGCCATTCAATCAGCAGAGTCAGCTGAAGCCTTTGGTATTGAGCCACGAGTAGCAATGATTAGCTACTCAACCGGTAGCTCTGGTTCGGGTTCAGACGTTGAAAAAGTACGAGAAGCCACCAAAATTGCTAAAGAACGTCGTCCTGAACTCATCATCGACGGTCCCCTGCAATATGATGCGGCTATCATGGAAAATGTGGCTAAAAGCAAAGCGCCTAATAGCCCTGTTGCAGGTAAAGCCACGGTATTCATCTTCCCTGACTTGAATACCGGCAACACAACTTATAAAGCGGTACAGCGTAGCGCAGACCTAATTAGTATTGGCCCTATGCTGCAAGGCATGGCTAAGCCGGTGAACGATCTATCCCGTGGTGCATTGGTAGACGATATTGTTTACACCATTGCCTTAACGGCGATTCAAGCAGGTCAACGCAAATAG
- a CDS encoding acetate kinase yields MSNKLVLVLNCGSSSLKFAVLNAENGQEIISGLAECFNLEDARLKWKNQGTKQEASLGAYAAHREAIEFIVKNILEESPEILEDIVAIGHRVVHGGEKFTQSAIITEAVVAGIQECSGLAPLHNPAALIGIRAAQACFPKRPHVAVFDTAFHQTMPESSYLYALPYKLYREKGIRRYGMHGTSHLFVAREASATLGLAIEDTNVITAHLGNGASICAVKNGKSFDTSMGLTPLEGLVMGTRCGDIDPAIIFHLVDREGYTLTEVNNMLHKQSGLMGLTEVSSDCRFAEEGYAEGKEAAIRAMNVFCYRLAKSIMSYAASMDGKLDALVFTGGIGENSALVRKLTVEKLALLGFSLDEQANLDARFGHSGNIGTSDSRPILVIPTNEEMVIAQDAVALTQ; encoded by the coding sequence ATGAGCAATAAGCTAGTACTCGTTCTTAACTGCGGTAGTTCTTCACTAAAATTTGCCGTGCTGAATGCCGAGAATGGCCAAGAAATAATTTCAGGCTTGGCAGAATGCTTCAATTTGGAAGATGCTCGCCTCAAGTGGAAAAACCAAGGTACCAAACAAGAAGCGAGTTTAGGCGCTTATGCGGCTCACCGAGAAGCGATTGAGTTTATCGTTAAGAATATTCTGGAAGAAAGCCCAGAGATCTTAGAAGACATTGTTGCTATTGGTCACCGTGTTGTTCATGGCGGAGAGAAGTTCACTCAATCGGCTATCATTACTGAAGCCGTAGTCGCCGGTATTCAAGAGTGCTCAGGCCTAGCTCCACTGCATAACCCTGCCGCATTAATTGGTATTAGAGCAGCTCAAGCTTGTTTCCCTAAACGCCCTCATGTGGCCGTATTTGACACCGCCTTCCACCAAACAATGCCTGAAAGCTCATACCTATATGCTCTACCTTACAAGCTATACCGCGAGAAAGGTATCCGCCGCTACGGTATGCACGGCACTAGCCACTTGTTCGTTGCTCGCGAAGCATCAGCAACTTTAGGCCTAGCAATAGAAGATACCAATGTAATTACCGCTCACCTAGGTAATGGCGCGTCGATTTGTGCGGTTAAAAACGGTAAAAGCTTTGATACCAGCATGGGCTTAACACCGCTAGAAGGCCTAGTAATGGGAACCCGTTGTGGCGATATTGATCCTGCTATTATTTTCCACTTAGTAGACCGTGAAGGTTACACCTTAACCGAAGTCAATAACATGCTACACAAACAGTCAGGGCTAATGGGTCTAACTGAAGTAAGTAGCGATTGTCGCTTTGCTGAAGAGGGCTACGCAGAAGGCAAAGAAGCCGCTATTCGTGCGATGAACGTATTCTGTTACCGTTTAGCTAAGAGCATTATGTCTTACGCTGCTTCCATGGACGGTAAATTAGATGCCTTAGTATTTACTGGTGGTATTGGTGAAAACTCGGCCTTAGTGCGTAAGCTGACAGTTGAAAAACTGGCTTTGCTTGGTTTTAGCCTAGATGAGCAAGCTAATTTGGATGCGCGTTTTGGTCATTCAGGTAATATTGGCACCAGCGATAGCAGACCCATTTTAGTTATTCCAACCAATGAAGAAATGGTTATTGCACAAGATGCAGTAGCATTAACTCAGTAG
- the yfbV gene encoding terminus macrodomain insulation protein YfbV: protein MGKFSEMLNDGRSYMKRWPNQRILSPLFPENRVIFATSLAMKTMPAIAVVTVMMPYMANLTEILPQSLMMALVIFLLPMHGLYWLGCRANQLLPPALATWYRDLHHKLEEAGESITPAATRPRYAELAELLRKAFKRFDKSFVLADDFNDQLR from the coding sequence ATGGGCAAATTCTCTGAAATGTTAAATGATGGTCGAAGCTATATGAAACGCTGGCCGAACCAACGAATTCTGTCTCCTTTGTTTCCTGAGAATCGCGTTATTTTTGCTACTTCATTGGCTATGAAAACCATGCCAGCTATCGCAGTGGTCACCGTAATGATGCCATATATGGCTAATTTGACTGAAATATTACCACAATCACTGATGATGGCTTTGGTGATTTTTCTGTTACCAATGCATGGGCTATATTGGCTGGGCTGCCGAGCTAATCAACTATTGCCTCCCGCATTAGCGACTTGGTATCGTGATCTTCATCACAAACTTGAAGAGGCGGGAGAGAGTATTACACCTGCAGCAACCCGGCCTCGTTACGCTGAATTAGCGGAGTTACTAAGAAAAGCCTTTAAGCGTTTTGATAAAAGTTTTGTGTTAGCCGATGATTTCAACGATCAATTACGCTGA
- the rlmA gene encoding 23S rRNA (guanine(745)-N(1))-methyltransferase produces the protein MIICPICQASLSKQNKQWFCDNGHCFDQAKEGYTNLLAVQHKHSKQPGDSKAMLQARQQFLNQGHFAFLASAINQTLNRYQASKILDIGCGEGYYTESIQHHQVQAESVIGIDIAKDGVRMAAKRCKQAQFFVASNHRLPIADASVDWIVRVFAPSNNQELLRVSQANAYLLKVVPGANHLSHLRKLLYKEVQSHREDAEEMEGWQLVEQQKINQLSVLNQQDMNALCMMTPFAWKKNQQLAEHLSTQQQFEMDFEFVLQLYQRN, from the coding sequence ATGATTATTTGCCCAATTTGCCAAGCTAGCTTGAGCAAGCAAAATAAACAATGGTTTTGTGACAACGGCCATTGTTTTGACCAAGCCAAAGAAGGCTATACCAATCTACTGGCGGTGCAACATAAGCATTCAAAGCAACCTGGCGACAGTAAAGCGATGCTACAAGCTCGCCAACAGTTCTTGAATCAAGGTCACTTTGCTTTTTTGGCTTCGGCAATCAACCAAACCCTTAATCGCTACCAAGCGAGCAAGATACTTGATATTGGCTGCGGCGAAGGTTACTACACCGAATCAATTCAACACCATCAGGTTCAAGCAGAATCAGTGATAGGAATTGATATTGCTAAAGATGGCGTGAGAATGGCAGCTAAACGCTGCAAACAAGCGCAATTTTTTGTGGCCAGTAACCATCGACTGCCGATTGCTGATGCCAGCGTTGATTGGATCGTTAGAGTATTTGCCCCCAGCAATAATCAAGAATTGCTTCGCGTTAGCCAAGCCAACGCCTATCTACTGAAAGTAGTACCAGGCGCTAATCACCTATCTCATTTGCGCAAGCTACTCTATAAAGAGGTGCAATCACACCGCGAAGACGCCGAAGAGATGGAAGGCTGGCAATTAGTCGAGCAACAAAAGATTAATCAACTAAGTGTGTTAAATCAGCAAGATATGAATGCTCTGTGCATGATGACGCCATTTGCATGGAAAAAAAACCAACAATTAGCAGAGCACTTGTCTACGCAGCAACAGTTCGAGATGGACTTTGAATTTGTATTACAATTGTATCAGCGTAATTGA